CTCCGTCACGCAAGCACGTCCAATATGGACGATTAATGTGACGGAGGAAGAGTGCCGATCGGGGCGATTCGCTCCCACGAGTGGAGGGCCTGCAACTGTGCGGCGACGGCGAGGAGCGTCGCCTCACCGCCCGGGGGCGCCACCAGCTGTACGCCGATTGGCAGCCCCGCCTCGTCGCGGTCGTAGGGGAGTGAGGCGGCGGGCAGCCCGGCGACGTTCCACGGCGGCGTGTACAGCCAGTTGGTGACCGCGTTCATGGTGCGCAGCCATCCCCGCGGCCAGGATCCGACCGGCGGCGGGCCGCTCGTCAACGTCGGGGTGATCAACAGGTCGTAGCCCTGGAACCACCTGCGCATCGCCACGGCGAAGGCGTCGTCGGCGACGGGTGTGGCCTTGCGACGGGCGGCTCGGCCGTGGCGAGCCACCTTGCGGGTGCGCCGCTCCAACCTCTCGGTGGGGAGGCCCTCGGCCTCGTCTGCCATCGCCGCCTGCCATCGGTGGGTGAAGCGGAAGGTGATGTCGGCAGGGTAGGGGGGACGATCGGCGGTGATCCGGTGGCCGGCCTGCTGCAGCGTCGTGGCTGCGCCCTTCACCGCTTCGTAGACCGCCGGCGTGATGCGGGCCGCGGGGGAGTAGTGGCCCGGCGCGTAAGCGATCCGGAGGGGGGCGGGCGGCGGCAGCGGGTCGCGGTAGCTCCGGGAGCCGGCGAGGACGTCGAGGGCGAGGCCGACGTCCTCGGCGCTGCGTCCGATCGGCCCAGCGGTCGTCATCCCGTACATCCGGGCCGCTTCCGGCTCGACCGGCGCGAGGAGATCGGGGCCGGGCTTCAGCCCGAACAGGCCACAGCAGCTCGCCGGGACACGTAGCCCGCCTACCCCGTCGGTCGCGACGGCGAGGACCGCCATCCCGGCAGCGACGGCGGCCGCGGCGCCCCCGGCGGCGCCGCCGGGGGAGTGCGCGGTGTTCCAGGGGTTTCGTGGCGCCTCCGCGCGCTCGGGCTCGGTGAAGGGCCAGATCCCGAACTCCGCGACCGAGGTCGTGCCAACGATGAGCGCACCAGCTCCCCGCAGCATCGCGACGAGCGGATCATCCCGCACCGCCGGGTCCGGCGACGTTGCCGCCGAGCCGCGCTCGTTCGGAAGGCCGGCCACCGCGAGGTCTGCGCTCACTGCCACCGGAATGCCTGCAAGGGGGCGGTCGCTCGGCTCGCGACGAGCGTCAAAGCTCTCGGCCTCGGCCAGCACGGCCGCCCGACGGAGGTGCCGGAAGGCGTGGAGGGTCGGCTCGAGGCGTTCGATGCGGTCAAGGTGTGCCCGCACGAGCTCGGTCGCCGTACATTGGCCGCTCCGCACCCGCTCTGAGAGCTCACCCGCTCCGAGGTCGGTGAGCAGCTGGTCGGTCATCCGGACGATCCCTTCGCGGCACGGCGCCCACGGCGACGAAGCGAAGATCGTAAAGCGCGGCGGAGCAGCCCTCAGGCCGTCACGGCGATGTCAGCGGGGGAAGGTGAGGCCATGACCGCGGTCAGGCCAATTGCAGGTCGGGCAGCCCCGCTGCGCCCTTGTGCAGCTGGTCCAGGTAGCCGACCGTCTCGTCGAGGCTGACGACGTCGGCGTACTTCATGTGCAGATCGAAGAGCGAGACCTTGTGCGAGAGCTGGTTGCGGTCGGCTACGCACTCGGACGGCACGATGCAGTGGAAGTTGTTCTGGAAGGCGTCCATCACCGTCGCGCGCACGCAACCGCTCGTGACCATCCCGGTGACGATCGCCGTGTCGCAGCCGGCGTGCACGAGGTAGGAGGTGAGTGGCGTACCGAAAAAGGCGCTCGGCCGACCGGCCTTGTTGATCACGATCTCCCCCGGCAGGGGAGTGAGCTCATCGACGATCACGTCGCCAGGGGGCGCGTCAGCGGGGGGCGCCGGTCGCGAGGTCGACTTCCAGCGTCCCCGCTCGGCGGGCGTCGGCTGGTGATCGGGCTCGGCATAGCCCTTGGTGAAGAAGATCGGCAGCCCGGCGGCACGCGCCACCTCCAGCAACCGGGCGTTCGCGGCCGCGGCGGGATAGCCGGTCGCGCTGAAGCCGGTCGGGTAGGTCGAATCGACGAAGGCACGCGTCATGTCGACCACGATCACCGCAGGACGCTCGCCCGCGGTGATCGGGCGGTCCTGCTGGTCGTAGCTGCGGCCCATCGCCGCGAGGTCATCAGCGCCAAAGACGCCGTCCCAGGGCTTGTTCCTCGCCATTTGTCCTCCCCGTCCGCGTGCTCGCTCCGGTGCGTCGTGCCGAGCCGTGGGCCCCAGTATGGGGCGCTCCGACGAGGTGCGCCCCGGAGAGTGCTGCAAGACAACAATGCCGGAGGCTCGAGGAAGGCCGCGATCTCGTCTGCGCCGCCATGGTGTGGCCAGTGGCCTAGGCATCGCCCTCGGAATGCCACGACCGGCCGTGGCACCCCACCTCTTTCCTGCGGCGGGAGCCTGCCGGTCGGGGAGGACTTGAAGGGCTGAACATTCCGACCCTTCGGGGACCCTAATAATGTAACTTACATAACGAACATTATCGGCGTCAGGACGAAAGGCACAAGGGAGATCCGTGTCGTCACAGCTGTCTGATAACGGTGGCCGGCACGCCTGCTACAAGGGTGGCCGGGGGCACGTCGCGGGTGACCACAGCGCCGGCGCCTACGACGGCACCGGCTCCGATGTTCACGCCGGGCAGGATTGTCGCGGCCGCGCCGATCCACACGTTGGTGCCAATCGTGATTGGCTCCGCCGTGATGTAGTCCCGCCGTTTGCTCGGTTCGACGGGGTGACCGGCCGTTATGAGGTTGACCTTGTGCGCAATCATCACCTCGTCGGCGATGTCGATGGCTGCGTGGCCGGTGAACGCGCACTGATAGCCGATGAAGACGGACCGGCCGACGGAGATGTTCAACCCGTAGTCGGTGTAGAAGGGCGGAATCAGTGTGAAGGAGTCCCCAACCGGCTTGCCGATGAGCTCCTCGAAGGCGATCCGGATCGACTCAGCCTCCTCAAGGCAGTAGGCGCTCAGCTTTGAGGAAAGCCGGGTGGCCAGCTTGACCCGTTCGAAGAGCTCACGGAACTCCGGCGTCCTGGTCTTGATGAGTTGCGCCTCGTGCATGCCGCTCCTGAAGCCTGCCGCTGGGGTTCCAAAGGTAGTGAGACTGCTACCTGAGTTCGCGACACGTCGTCGGGGCTGCTCCCCGCCTACCGGTCAGCCGACGGGGATCTCCCCGGCGACCATCCCGTAGTAGCGGTAATTGGCGAGCATGCCCGCTTCGCCGCCCGCCGAGCCACGCGGTCGGTTCGCCTCCGGGTCGCGCAGCAGGTGGTCGATGTCGCCCTGCGGGAGGGGCTTCGGGTCACCGACGAGGTAGGCCTCGTAGGTGAGCTTCAGCAGCTCGTTGAGCTCGAGCGCGCGCACCGTCGCGTCCTCGATGCTCGTTCCGGCGACGGTGATCCCATGGCCGCGCATCAGGGCGAACTTCTTCTTGCCGATGAAGGCGGCAAACTTCTCACCCATCTCCTGGGTGTGGATCGTGATGCTCGTCGGGTAGGTGTCGATCCCTTCCGCGGCGATGCGCGCGCCCTGGGCGTTTCGGCCGTGGATCGGGAGGATCGGCTTCTCGCAGGCGGTGAGGATGAGCGCGGCACGCGGGTGCATGTGCACCACGCTGCGCAGCTCGGGGTTCGCCTTCAGAATGCATGTGTGCAGGTAGATCTCGCTCGGTGAGCGGACCCCCTCGGTGCCGCCTTCGAGGGTGTTGCCGGCGAAGTCCACCTCGACGATGTCGGAGTCACGCGTGTAGCGCACGCCGAGCTGGTCCTTGCCCTTTCCCCGGATGAGGACGCTCTCGGACTCGCCGTCCCAGTAGCTGATGTGGCCCTCGGAACCGTGGGTCATGTCCCAGGTCCCCATGATCCGGCAGGCCTCTGCGAGCCGTGCGGCGATCTTCTTGTCACGCGCCATGGCGTTCCTCCCTTGTCGACGTCGGTGCCATCGCTCGGGTCGGAGCACCGGCGCGACGGACGTCTGCCGACGGGTCGATGCGCCGGCGGAACGCTGCTCGGGGGCGTGGCCCCGATGCTCGCTCCCCCACCTGGGCTTGGGCGATCGTAAGGCCGCGACCCGGGGGGGTCAACGCAGCGGGCGACGTCGCTGACGCGCGGCCGGCACGTGTCGGGCTGCGGTCGAGTTGAACCCAGCGCTCCCGGCAGCCAGGCGCGATCCATGAGCGGCGTTGGCGAGTCGTCGGTGGCAAGGGCGTTGCGCGCGGCGGGGGCCAAGGGAGAGGTGCGCGAGTTCGATGCCTCGACGAGGACTGCCGCCGAGGCTGCGGCAGCGCTCGGCTGCCCGGTGGGTGCGATCGCCAACTCGCTCGTCTTCGTCGCCGATGGCACGCCGATCCTCGTCCTCGCGAGCGGCGCGCACCGAGTCGACCTCGAGTCCCTCGCCGCGGCGCTCGGTTGCGGCGAGCTCCGGCGCGCCAGCCCCGAGGAGGTGCGCGCCGCGACCGGGCAGGTGATCGGCGGCGTCGCCCCGCTCGGTCATCCCGCGCCGCTGAGAGCCGTGATCGACGAGGCGCTGCGCGACCACGAGGTGCTGTGGGCCTCGGCCGGCAGCCCGCACTCGGTCTTCTCGACCGACTTCGAAGAGCTGCGGGGCCTCGCCGGCGCGCTGCCCGTGACGGTCACGCCGCCGGCCTAGGTGCCCCTCAGGCAGCGGTGAAGCGTTCGAGCGCCTCGGGATCGAAGTCGATCCCGAGGCCCGGTCGGTCGGGGCAGAGGACCTTCCCGTCGACGGTCTCGAGGCGCGTCTCGGGGGTGACGAGGCGCTCGAAGTTGTAGATGTCCTTGGCGAGCTCGAAGTATTCGACACCGAGGCTGTTCGGCGCGGCCGCGGCGAGGTGGACGTGCAGGTTGGCATGCCAGTGGGGGGCGACGGGGAGGCGGAAGGTCTCAGCCGTGCGGGCGATGCGGATCCATTCGCTCACGCCGCCGAGCACCCCGGCGTCCGGTTGCAGGATGTCGGCGGCGCCCGCCTCGATGAGGGCGCGGAACTCGTGCCGGGTCTGGGCGATCTCACCCGTCGCGATGGGCGTCTCGACGGTCCGGGCGAGCTCGGCGTGACCGGCGATGTCGTCGGGTGAGAGCGGCTCCTCCATCCACCACAGCCCCCGCTCCCCCGCGGCGCGCTCGAAGGCACGGATCGCCCGCAGCGCCTCGTGGGCGTTCGGGTAGGCGTTGTTCGCGTCGAGCGCGAGGCGACCACCCGGACGGATCGGCTCGAGCGCGGCGGCCACCCGGCGGGCGTCCGCCTCGACGGAGAGGCCGCCGACCTTGATCTTGTGGTCGGCAAAGCCGAGCTGCTCGTTGTGCGCGATCTCGGCGCGCACGGCCTCCTCGGGTGAGGCGCCCTCGTCGCGGTAGTAGCCGCCGGAGGCGTAGCAGGCCACGGCGCCGGTCCGCCCTCCGAGGAGGACCGCGAGGGGCAGCCCCGCCCGCTTTCCGGCGAGGTCCCACAGGGCGATGTCGAGGGCGGCGATGGCGCGCAGCACGATCCCCCGACGCCCGGTGAGGAGGGTCTCCTGGTAGAGGCGCTCGTAGAGGCCGAGGATGTTCTCGGCCTCCTCCCCGAGCGCGCTCGGCGTGAGCAGTTCGGTGACGGCGCGCGCGAGGAGCGGCCCGCCCGTGGTGCCGGCGTAGCTGTAGCCGACGCCGCTTCGCCCCTCTTCCTCTTCGACCTCGACGATGACGAAGTCACGGCGGTCAAGGATGCGAGTCGACATCCGGGTCGGCTTCTCGACAGGGATCGAGACCGCCCGGGCCCTCACCGCGCTGAGCTTTGACACGCCGCCGCCTCCTCGTCACCCCTCGGTCGGGCTCGGCCTCAGCATCGCATGGCGCTTTGCGGCGCGGGCGATCAGTCGCCGCAGCAGGTGGGGTCGTCGCAGAGGCTGGTGAACTCGTGCGCGAAGAGCGGGACCTCGCAGTGCGCGTCGTCGGTGCACTCGGTGCCGCGGTCGGGGTGCACGATGACCGTTCCGCTGCACGAGCGGAGGTCGCCGGCGGGTGGGGCGGTGGGGTGCAGCGTCGCGGTGTGCATGGCTCCAGTTATGCCGCGGGGGTGTATCAGCGGGCGGCGACGGCGCCGGAAAGCTCGTTGTAGGGTGCCCTCGAGCTGGGAGAATGACTCTCCCGAGACGAGGAGCAGCCCATGGAGCACGTGAGCGGAAGGCAGCCGGGCGCGAAGTCCGCGACGACCAACGACACCTTCGTCGGCTCGGTCTGGCGCGATCCCGTCCTCACTGCCGAGGGCGTGAACATCTCGACGATCATCTTCCAGCCGGGGGCGCACACCTTCTGGCATTCGCACTCGAACGGCCAGATCCTGTTCATCGATCACGGGCGCGGCGTGGTGGTGACCCGCGCCGGTGAGGTGAGGAGCCTCGGTGCGGCGGACGTCCTCTACGCGTCGCCGGGCGAGGAGCACTGGCACGGTGCCCTCCCCCACAGCTACCTCGGGCAGACCACCGTCTCGATGGGAAGCACGGATTGGCTGGAGGCGGTCGACACCGCCGCCTACGAGGAGGCGGCGCGTCAGCTCGAGAGCTGATCGCTCAGCGGTTCAGCCAGCGCGGCCGGCCTGCTTGCGGAGGAGGCCGTCGAAGGCGACGGCGAGCGCTGACCCCCCGAGCGCACCCGCCTCGTAGAGGTCGAGGAGCGCGGCGCTCGTCCAGACCGCCCCTCCCGGGTCCTCGAAGGGCCAGTTGGCGGCGCTCACGAGGTGCACCACCAGGTTCGGGTAGGCGACGTCGGGTACCGCGAGCGTCTCGTCGAGGAAGGCGTCGTAGTCCTCGGAGCGCAGGTAGAGGTCGACCGCCGCCGCCCGGCTCGACCCGACGAGGCGAAGCGCCCGCGCCCCTCCGAGAAGGTCCCGCCGAGAAGTGACCACCGCTTCGAGAGCGCCGGAGCCGACGCTCAGGCGTTCCGCGGCGGCCCGCCCACGAAGGCGCGGCAGCAGCTCCTCGAGGGGGCGTGCGAGGTGCCTGCGGAGTCGCGCCCGTTCCTCGCGGGCGAGGCCGGCGCGCGGCGGTCGCCCCTCCAGCTCCGCGAGCACGCTCCACGCGAGGCGCTCGCCGAAGGGTCGGCCGATCACCGGGGCCACCGCGGGCGTGCGCTCCAGGGCCTCGCCGGGCACGAGCCAGCTCCGCCCGTGCCGCTCCCCCACCACCGCGCCGCTCCCGAGCAGCTGCAGCAGGTGGCGACGGCCGACCCCGAGTCGCCGCGCCGCCTCGTCGACGGTGTACACGTCGCGGAAGTGCATCGTCACACAATAGCGGGTGTATCGGCGCAGTACTGTGTCGGAGGGTGGTGTGCCTTCGGGACCGCGCCATCCCGTAGCTTGGCGCGCGATGGACGAGGCGCAGACGGACGAACACGGGCGACCCGAGCCACCGCACGGCGGCGACGAGCTCGCGACGCTGCTCGGCTTCTTGGAGTATCAGCGGGCGACCTTCGAGTGGAAGTGCCGGGGCCTGAGCGACGAGCAGCTACGCCAGGCGCTGCCGCCGACGTCGATGACTCTCGGAGGCATGTTCAAGCACCTCGCGATGGTCGAGGACTACTGGATGAGTGAGGTGGTCGCCGGCGCGCCGCTGCACGAGGCGTGGGCGACGGTGGACTTCGACGCCGATCCAGACTGGGACTGGCGGAGCGCCGCCGACGACACCGCGGAGGAGCTGCAGGCGCTGTGGGCCCAGCGCGTCGAGCGCTCCCGAGCGATCGTCCTCGCCGAGCTCGGCCGCGGCGAGGCGGCGGCGCTGGCGGAGAGCCACCCCGCTTGGGGGGGCACGGGGAGGTCTCGCTCCGCTGGGTGCTCGTCCACCTCATCGAGGAGTACGCACGGCACAACGGGCACGCAGACCTCCTCCGGGAGTCGATCGACGGCGAGACCGGCGAGTAGCGGCGGGTCGACACCGCGACTGCCGTCACAGTTCTAGGGCTCTGCGCGTCGTGTTCTGTGACGCCCTAGAAGTGACTCCAGTGCACGACCTCGTCGAAGTCCCTGCGCTTTGGCCGCGTGATCGGCGCGAGCGGTCGGTCCCCGGGGTAGCCGAGGGAGAGCAGCCAGGCGCAGAAGCGGTCCTCGGGGAGGCCGAGAAGCTCGCGAGCACGCTTGTGTTCGGAGACCGCGGAGTGGGCGCTGCCGATGCCGAGGTCGGCCGCCGCGATCGCCATCGCCATCGCAGCCTGCCCGAGGTCGAACTGCAGGGTCTCACGGGTGTGCGGGTCGGCGTCGTCGATCGTGACGAGCGCCACCGTCGCCCGGGAGTGCGCCACGTGACCGGCGC
The genomic region above belongs to Acidimicrobiales bacterium and contains:
- a CDS encoding amidase family protein yields the protein MTDQLLTDLGAGELSERVRSGQCTATELVRAHLDRIERLEPTLHAFRHLRRAAVLAEAESFDARREPSDRPLAGIPVAVSADLAVAGLPNERGSAATSPDPAVRDDPLVAMLRGAGALIVGTTSVAEFGIWPFTEPERAEAPRNPWNTAHSPGGAAGGAAAAVAAGMAVLAVATDGVGGLRVPASCCGLFGLKPGPDLLAPVEPEAARMYGMTTAGPIGRSAEDVGLALDVLAGSRSYRDPLPPPAPLRIAYAPGHYSPAARITPAVYEAVKGAATTLQQAGHRITADRPPYPADITFRFTHRWQAAMADEAEGLPTERLERRTRKVARHGRAARRKATPVADDAFAVAMRRWFQGYDLLITPTLTSGPPPVGSWPRGWLRTMNAVTNWLYTPPWNVAGLPAASLPYDRDEAGLPIGVQLVAPPGGEATLLAVAAQLQALHSWERIAPIGTLPPSH
- a CDS encoding isochorismatase family protein, translating into MARNKPWDGVFGADDLAAMGRSYDQQDRPITAGERPAVIVVDMTRAFVDSTYPTGFSATGYPAAAANARLLEVARAAGLPIFFTKGYAEPDHQPTPAERGRWKSTSRPAPPADAPPGDVIVDELTPLPGEIVINKAGRPSAFFGTPLTSYLVHAGCDTAIVTGMVTSGCVRATVMDAFQNNFHCIVPSECVADRNQLSHKVSLFDLHMKYADVVSLDETVGYLDQLHKGAAGLPDLQLA
- a CDS encoding DapH/DapD/GlmU-related protein, coding for MHEAQLIKTRTPEFRELFERVKLATRLSSKLSAYCLEEAESIRIAFEELIGKPVGDSFTLIPPFYTDYGLNISVGRSVFIGYQCAFTGHAAIDIADEVMIAHKVNLITAGHPVEPSKRRDYITAEPITIGTNVWIGAAATILPGVNIGAGAVVGAGAVVTRDVPPATLVAGVPATVIRQL
- a CDS encoding class II aldolase/adducin family protein, which gives rise to MARDKKIAARLAEACRIMGTWDMTHGSEGHISYWDGESESVLIRGKGKDQLGVRYTRDSDIVEVDFAGNTLEGGTEGVRSPSEIYLHTCILKANPELRSVVHMHPRAALILTACEKPILPIHGRNAQGARIAAEGIDTYPTSITIHTQEMGEKFAAFIGKKKFALMRGHGITVAGTSIEDATVRALELNELLKLTYEAYLVGDPKPLPQGDIDHLLRDPEANRPRGSAGGEAGMLANYRYYGMVAGEIPVG
- a CDS encoding YbaK/EbsC family protein, with translation MSGVGESSVARALRAAGAKGEVREFDASTRTAAEAAAALGCPVGAIANSLVFVADGTPILVLASGAHRVDLESLAAALGCGELRRASPEEVRAATGQVIGGVAPLGHPAPLRAVIDEALRDHEVLWASAGSPHSVFSTDFEELRGLAGALPVTVTPPA
- a CDS encoding mandelate racemase/muconate lactonizing enzyme family protein, encoding MSKLSAVRARAVSIPVEKPTRMSTRILDRRDFVIVEVEEEEGRSGVGYSYAGTTGGPLLARAVTELLTPSALGEEAENILGLYERLYQETLLTGRRGIVLRAIAALDIALWDLAGKRAGLPLAVLLGGRTGAVACYASGGYYRDEGASPEEAVRAEIAHNEQLGFADHKIKVGGLSVEADARRVAAALEPIRPGGRLALDANNAYPNAHEALRAIRAFERAAGERGLWWMEEPLSPDDIAGHAELARTVETPIATGEIAQTRHEFRALIEAGAADILQPDAGVLGGVSEWIRIARTAETFRLPVAPHWHANLHVHLAAAAPNSLGVEYFELAKDIYNFERLVTPETRLETVDGKVLCPDRPGLGIDFDPEALERFTAA
- a CDS encoding cupin domain-containing protein; amino-acid sequence: MEHVSGRQPGAKSATTNDTFVGSVWRDPVLTAEGVNISTIIFQPGAHTFWHSHSNGQILFIDHGRGVVVTRAGEVRSLGAADVLYASPGEEHWHGALPHSYLGQTTVSMGSTDWLEAVDTAAYEEAARQLES
- a CDS encoding helix-turn-helix domain-containing protein → MHFRDVYTVDEAARRLGVGRRHLLQLLGSGAVVGERHGRSWLVPGEALERTPAVAPVIGRPFGERLAWSVLAELEGRPPRAGLAREERARLRRHLARPLEELLPRLRGRAAAERLSVGSGALEAVVTSRRDLLGGARALRLVGSSRAAAVDLYLRSEDYDAFLDETLAVPDVAYPNLVVHLVSAANWPFEDPGGAVWTSAALLDLYEAGALGGSALAVAFDGLLRKQAGRAG
- a CDS encoding DUF664 domain-containing protein, translating into MDEAQTDEHGRPEPPHGGDELATLLGFLEYQRATFEWKCRGLSDEQLRQALPPTSMTLGGMFKHLAMVEDYWMSEVVAGAPLHEAWATVDFDADPDWDWRSAADDTAEELQALWAQRVERSRAIVLAELGRGEAAALAESHPAWGGTGRSRSAGCSSTSSRSTHGTTGTQTSSGSRSTARPASSGGSTPRLPSQF
- a CDS encoding nitroreductase family protein, which produces METWQAIISRRNTRTFSEEPIARKDLEQILEAARRTPSSRNGQRWDFVVCTEREQLAALSMVWQGAGHVAHSRATVALVTIDDADPHTRETLQFDLGQAAMAMAIAAADLGIGSAHSAVSEHKRARELLGLPEDRFCAWLLSLGYPGDRPLAPITRPKRRDFDEVVHWSHF